The Janthinobacterium lividum genome has a window encoding:
- the coaD gene encoding pantetheine-phosphate adenylyltransferase, translated as MQKIGFSGTLDPITNGHMWVIGEARSLADEVIVFLSQNPAKRPQFPAEDRKRIIEQSARECGWDNVQVVIVKGDYTARAAKKHGCDYLIRGIRTTADFDYENLIQQTNVDVLQGAKTIFVMPPRDLGSVSSSFVKALEGPVGWNWTMKKFVPGPAYQAWILDCLRKEWEALWNYATASQADIALADHWFAHLTGPQAYGGADRHYHNLDHLVHGLSEIRVWADNTYAPKRDSALVKKAFWFHDAVYSHDDDALYSSEEASAQLWLASGLDAGDNLDVAQLIRATDHFQGPGISHALKDAMLSADLAILGQDEEVYHAYTQAIGREYAHVDPVRFNEQRGLALQHLCAKAQAGQLFGDAYFADQYNERAIENMQSEIAALAG; from the coding sequence ATGCAGAAGATCGGCTTTTCAGGAACCCTCGATCCCATCACCAACGGCCACATGTGGGTGATCGGCGAAGCGCGTTCGCTCGCCGACGAGGTGATCGTGTTCCTGTCGCAAAACCCTGCCAAGAGGCCGCAATTTCCCGCCGAAGACCGCAAGCGCATCATCGAGCAGAGCGCGCGCGAATGTGGCTGGGACAATGTGCAGGTAGTCATCGTCAAGGGCGACTACACGGCGCGCGCGGCGAAAAAGCATGGCTGCGACTATTTGATCCGCGGCATCCGCACGACGGCCGATTTTGACTATGAAAACCTGATCCAGCAAACCAATGTAGATGTGCTGCAGGGCGCCAAGACGATTTTCGTCATGCCGCCGCGCGACCTCGGTTCCGTCAGTTCCAGCTTCGTCAAGGCGCTGGAAGGGCCCGTGGGCTGGAACTGGACCATGAAGAAATTCGTCCCCGGTCCGGCCTACCAGGCGTGGATACTCGACTGCCTGCGCAAGGAGTGGGAAGCGCTGTGGAATTACGCCACCGCCTCGCAAGCGGACATCGCGCTGGCGGATCACTGGTTCGCGCACCTGACGGGGCCGCAGGCCTATGGCGGCGCGGACCGCCACTATCACAACCTCGACCACCTGGTGCACGGCCTGTCCGAGATCCGCGTGTGGGCCGACAATACCTATGCGCCCAAGCGCGACAGCGCGCTGGTCAAGAAAGCCTTCTGGTTCCACGACGCCGTCTACAGCCACGACGACGATGCCCTGTATTCCAGCGAAGAGGCCAGCGCCCAGCTATGGCTGGCCAGCGGCCTCGATGCGGGCGACAACCTTGATGTGGCGCAATTGATACGCGCCACCGACCATTTCCAGGGACCCGGCATCAGCCACGCGTTGAAGGACGCCATGCTCAGCGCCGACCTGGCCATCCTCGGCCAGGATGAAGAGGTGTATCACGCCTACACGCAAGCCATCGGCCGCGAATATGCGCATGTGGACCCCGTGCGCTTTAACGAGCAACGGGGACTGGCCCTGCAGCACCTGTGCGCCAAGGCGCAGGCGGGCCAGCTGTTTGGCGATGCGTACTTTGCCGACCAGTACAACGAGCGGGCCATTGAAAACATGCAGAGTGAGATCGCGGCGCTGGCTGGCTGA
- a CDS encoding OsmC domain/YcaO domain-containing protein — translation MEIKVNFLDKLRLEAKFDDFTVIADQPIRYKGDGSAPGPFDYFLASSALCAAYFVKLYCDTRNISTENIRLSQNNIVDPENRYQQIFKIQVELPADISAKDRQGILRSIDRCTVKKVVQTGPEFVIEEVENLDADAQALLALNPAPGANTYIVGKDLPLEQTIANMSGLLAGLGIKIEIASWRNIIPNVWSLHIRDAHSPMCFTNGKGATKESALASALGEYIERLSNNHFYAGSFWGNDIANADFVHYPNERWFKPGRKDALPKEILDAYCLDIYNPDGELRGSHLIDTNSGNAERGICSLPYVRQSDGEVVYFPSNLIENLYVSNGMSAGNTLVEAQVQCLSEIFERAVKREILEGEIALPDVPQDVLAKYPGILAGIQGLEEQGFPVLVKDASLGGVYPVMCVTLMNPRTGGVFASFGAHPSLEVALERSLTELLQGRSFEGLNDLPQPTFASEAVTEPNNFVEHFIDSSGIVSWRFFSARADYDFVEWDFSGHGENSNAEEAATLFGILADMDKEVYTAVYDQLGATACRILVPGYSEVYPVEDLIWDNTNKALLFRADILNLHGLDDASLEDLLERLENSELDEYGDIATLIGIEFDENTVWGQLTTLELKLLIHLVLQQFEEAKELVETFLQYNDNTLERKLFYQALNVVLEVELDDELELDDYVVNFRRMFGDARMDAVLGSVDGSVRFFGLTPTSMQLEGLDRHQRLIDSFKKLHAARARAAAR, via the coding sequence ATGGAAATTAAAGTCAACTTTCTCGATAAGCTGCGTCTTGAAGCCAAGTTCGACGATTTTACGGTCATCGCCGACCAGCCCATCCGTTATAAAGGCGATGGTTCGGCGCCTGGCCCGTTCGATTACTTTTTGGCATCATCGGCACTATGTGCAGCGTACTTCGTGAAGTTGTATTGCGATACGCGCAATATTTCCACCGAAAATATCCGCCTGTCGCAAAACAATATTGTTGATCCGGAAAACCGTTACCAGCAGATTTTCAAGATCCAGGTCGAATTGCCGGCCGATATCTCGGCCAAGGACCGCCAGGGCATCCTGCGCTCGATCGACCGTTGCACGGTCAAAAAAGTGGTGCAAACGGGCCCCGAGTTCGTCATTGAAGAGGTAGAGAACCTGGACGCCGATGCCCAGGCCTTGCTGGCCCTGAATCCGGCTCCTGGTGCGAATACCTATATCGTCGGCAAGGATTTGCCGCTGGAACAGACCATCGCCAATATGTCCGGTCTGCTGGCGGGCCTGGGCATCAAGATTGAAATCGCCTCGTGGCGCAACATCATTCCGAATGTGTGGTCGCTGCATATCCGCGATGCGCACTCGCCCATGTGTTTCACCAACGGCAAGGGCGCGACCAAGGAAAGCGCGCTGGCGTCGGCCCTGGGCGAATATATCGAGCGCCTCAGCAACAACCATTTCTACGCCGGTTCGTTCTGGGGCAACGACATCGCCAACGCGGATTTTGTCCATTACCCGAACGAGCGCTGGTTCAAGCCGGGCCGCAAGGATGCGCTGCCGAAGGAGATTCTCGATGCCTACTGCCTCGATATCTACAATCCCGATGGCGAGCTGCGTGGCTCGCACCTGATCGACACCAACTCCGGCAATGCCGAGCGCGGCATCTGCTCGCTGCCGTATGTGCGCCAGTCCGACGGCGAGGTCGTGTATTTCCCATCGAACCTGATCGAAAACCTGTACGTCAGCAATGGCATGAGCGCCGGCAATACCTTGGTCGAAGCACAGGTGCAATGTCTGTCGGAAATTTTTGAGCGGGCCGTCAAGCGCGAAATCCTCGAAGGCGAAATCGCCCTGCCCGACGTGCCGCAGGACGTGCTGGCGAAGTATCCGGGCATCCTGGCCGGCATCCAGGGATTGGAAGAGCAAGGCTTTCCCGTGCTGGTGAAGGATGCGTCGCTGGGCGGCGTGTACCCGGTGATGTGCGTCACCCTGATGAACCCGCGCACGGGCGGCGTGTTTGCCTCGTTCGGCGCGCACCCGAGCCTGGAAGTGGCGCTCGAGCGCAGCCTGACGGAATTGCTGCAGGGCCGCAGCTTCGAAGGCTTGAATGACTTGCCGCAGCCGACGTTTGCCAGCGAAGCTGTCACCGAGCCGAATAACTTCGTCGAACACTTCATCGATTCCAGCGGCATCGTCTCGTGGCGCTTCTTCAGCGCCAGGGCCGATTACGATTTTGTCGAGTGGGATTTTTCCGGCCACGGCGAAAACTCGAATGCCGAGGAAGCGGCGACTCTGTTCGGCATCCTCGCCGACATGGACAAGGAAGTGTACACGGCCGTGTATGACCAGCTGGGCGCCACTGCCTGCCGCATCCTCGTGCCCGGTTATTCGGAAGTGTATCCGGTCGAAGATTTAATCTGGGACAACACCAACAAGGCGCTGCTGTTCCGCGCCGACATCCTGAACTTGCATGGCCTGGACGATGCCAGCCTGGAAGACCTGCTCGAGCGCCTGGAAAACAGTGAACTCGACGAGTACGGCGACATCGCCACCCTGATCGGCATCGAGTTTGACGAAAACACGGTGTGGGGCCAGCTGACGACTCTGGAATTGAAGCTGCTGATACATCTCGTCCTGCAGCAATTCGAGGAAGCGAAAGAGCTGGTGGAAACCTTCCTGCAGTACAACGACAACACGCTCGAGCGCAAACTGTTCTATCAAGCCTTGAACGTGGTGCTGGAAGTGGAACTCGATGACGAGCTGGAGCTGGACGATTACGTGGTCAATTTCCGCCGCATGTTTGGCGACGCCCGCATGGACGCGGTGCTGGGTTCGGTGGACGGCAGCGTGCGCTTCTTCGGCCTGACCCCGACCAGCATGCAACTGGAAGGCCTCGACAGGCACCAGCGCCTGATCGACAGCTTCAAGAAATTGCACGCGGCGCGCGCCAGGGCTGCGGCCCGCTAG